A window from Solanum stenotomum isolate F172 chromosome 7, ASM1918654v1, whole genome shotgun sequence encodes these proteins:
- the LOC125869815 gene encoding uncharacterized protein LOC125869815, which produces MAPYEDLYGRKCRSPIGWFEVAESGLIGPDLVQQTVEKVKIIRERLLSAQSRQKSYSDVRRRDIEFCVNDWCVGDPSRVVPIEDVQITEELSYEETPVDILDRQVPG; this is translated from the exons atggcaccttatgaggaTTTGTATGGGAGAAAATGTAGGTCAcccattggatggtttgaggtagctgagtcagggttgattggacccgatTTAGTCCAGCAGACAGTGGAGAAAGTTAAGATCATTCGAGAGAGGTTGCTATCAGCTCAAAGCCGACaaaagtcatactcagatgtaCGACGAAGGGACATAGAGTTTTGTGTCAATGattgg TGtgtaggagacccttctcgggttgtcccaattgaggatgttcagatcacagAGGAGTTGTCTTACGAGGAGACTCCAGTTGATATATTAGATCGGCAG GTTCCTGGATAG